Proteins from a single region of Carassius gibelio isolate Cgi1373 ecotype wild population from Czech Republic chromosome A5, carGib1.2-hapl.c, whole genome shotgun sequence:
- the si:dkey-111e8.5 gene encoding uncharacterized protein si:dkey-111e8.5 produces the protein MMKSFKYSIDAPDSVRNIANAFKNSLKAKTKLNLTIKLRNADKSRNKSSDVDLVFFPVVSRSGTDIDAALSKIEHTKPVILVVLHHTFDPEAVVSNSSTFVMRENTCTVDCLFYEDKGLLKCKRNDKACEDVIKWLKLMKRPKKEERGKQKGSHTKS, from the exons ATGATGAAATCGT TTAAATATTCCATTGACGCACCTGACAGTGTCAGAAACATTGCTAACGCATTCAAGAACAGTCTTAAGGCTAAGACAAAATTGAATTTGACAATCAAGTTGAGAAATGCAGATAAGTCTAGAAATAAGTCCAGTGATGTTGACCTAGTTTTCTTCCCAGTTGTTTCTCGCTCTGGAACTGACATTGATGCTGCTCTCAGTAAGATTGAAC ACACTAAGCCAGTAATTTTAGTGGTGCTTCATCACACATTTGACCCTGAGGCTGTTGTGTCAAACAGCAGTACATTTGTGATGAGAGAGAACACATGTACAGTGGACTGTCTGTTCTATGAGGACAaaggattattaaaatgtaaaagaaatgatAAAGCTTGTGAAGATGTTATAAAGTGGCTGAAATTGATG AAACGGCCAAAGAAA GAAGAACGTGGTAAACAAAAAGGATCCCATACCAAATCCTGA
- the rnf214 gene encoding RING finger protein 214 isoform X1: MMIFEWSSTCRMHYRLCIFLQLNLEKKRSRDCLSMESEKQTEWSSALNEDILQAPVCAVIPPDPSPWGPSAGPWSPEGSVPAVFNQYAEALNYSTYIPSRETQSQTVQTEDCTDERSTNTNEDWESDMRALEDCSIELREQYEALKKQHAAEQEEHNLHVRSLEKTKDDRNHQYQGFIEKIESLQVKLELNSGKTTRKNFMVKRQELTAEKERMEEEKTRLAQELEDTEKKLKMLIEEQSQEKLSWEQEIADLRVEMETLCRQAEQASQTVLQDEIAALEMQKELMLSQVEDWIADAEKYLNFLRLNPSQNHQHQRQWEQNIAMVHSSLVGIKNKFNENHQLLQRGEQLDSLPSVPLPSLPPVPTLEMIMSPLQNPASHPVFSSGPPTSTTSPPIVPTQLHSSITPPQRATPPLSAPSPQNTPYLPITVGPQSAHIPNIYVPLTAHASAPQIPMQTICLPQTSSHAPVTPASQTHAGVPGVSHAPSAALAGSFVVLPNNHGASFQPQTAVRLPQTFMPSTATRNSSPQPLPSNPAPAGKLDKLLERLGSHFPQCTRDQLTRVLQQIKSERGTMAGMSIDDLTQQVAQRLAQNQKPPPGPIAPPSGARAFPVSVGPIQRPVAQPPHPMLHHFRPPVAQVFHTRPPQPSTRKFCLMCQNPVDAGSQYNTNCSHTIHKECVSVWLKTSKNNSCPFCPSK; the protein is encoded by the exons ATG ATGATCTTTGAGTGGAGCTCAACGTGCAGGATGCACTATAGGCTGTGCATTTTCCTTCAGCTGAATcttgaaaagaaaag ATCCAGAGATTGCCTGTCAATGGAAAGTGAAAAACAGACGGAGTGGAGCTCGGCTTTAAATGAAGACATACTTCA GGCGCCCGTTTGTGCAGTGATTCCACCGGACCCGTCACCATGGGGCCCTTCAGCTGGGCCCTGGTCCCCTGAGGGCAGCGTCCCAGCAGTATTTAATCAGTATGCTGAAGCACTAAACTATAGCACTTATATCCCCAGCAGAGAAACACAGAGCCAAACCGTACAG ACAGAGGACTGCACCGATGAAAGATCTACAAACACAAATGAGGACTGGGAATCAGACATG CGTGCTTTAGAAGACTGCAGTATCGAGCTGAGGGAGCAGTATGAGGCTCTTAAGAAACAGCATGCAGCGGAGCAGGAGGAGCACAACCTCCATGTCCGCAGTCTGGAAAAGACCAAAGATGACAGAAATCATCAGTACCAG gGTTTTATTGAAAAAATTGAGTCTTTGCAAGTTAAATTGGAGCTGAATAGTGGCAAGACAACACGAAAAAACTTCATGGTAAAACGGCAAGAGCTTACTGCAGAGAAAGAGCGAATGGAAGAGGAGAAAACAAG ATTGGCTCAGGAGCTGGAGGACACAGAAAAGAAACTCAAGATGCTGATTGAGGAACAGAGTcaagagaa GCTGTCCTGGGAGCAGGAAATAGCTGACCTGAGGGTGGAAATGGAGACACTCTGCAGACAGGCAGAGCAAGCCAGTCAGACCGTTCTTCAAGATGAG ATAGCGGCTTTAGAGATGCAGAAAGAGCTTATGCTTTCTCAAGTGGAGGACTGGATTGCAGATGCTGAAAAATATCTGAACTTTCTcag ATTGAATCCTTCCCAGAACCACCAGCACCAGCGGCAGTGGGAGCAGAATATAGCGATGGTCCACAGCAGTCTGGTGGGAATTAAG AATAAGTTTAATGAAAACCATCAGCTCCTGCAAAGAGGTGAACAGTTGGACAGTTTGCCTTCAGTCCCGCTCCCGTCACTTCCACCAGTGCCTACA tTGGAGATGATAATGAGTCCACTTCAGAATCCTGCGTCCCATCCTGTTTTCAGTAGTGGTCCGCCGACTTCCACAACTTCTCCTCCCATAGTTCCCACACAGCTCCACTCCTCGATCACACCACCCCAAAGAGCCACACCACCACTTTCTGCCCCATCTCCTCAAAACACACCTTACCTACCCATCACTGTAGGTCCACAGTCCGCACACATCCCAAACATTTATGTTCCCTTGACAGCTCACGCATCTGCCCCTCAAATACCCATGCAGACCATCTGCCTGCCTCAAACCTCATCCCATGCACCCGTCACGCCAGCCTCACAGACACATGCAGGTGTTCCAGGTGTCTCCCATGCACCATCAGCTGCCTTAGCAGGCAGCTTTGTTGTATTACCAAATAATCATGGAGCCAGTTTTCAACCCCAAACTGCAGTGCGCCTTCCCCAAACATTCATGCCATCCACAGCTACACGTAACTCCTCCCCCCAGCCCCTCCCCTCCAATCCTGCGCCAGCAGGAAAACTGGACAAGTTACTGGAGAGACTGGGCTCACATTTTCCACAATGCACAAG AGATCAGTTGACGCGTGTTCTACAGCAAATTAAGAGTGAGCGCGGTACTATGGCTGGCATGTCCATTGATGATCTTACTCAGCAGGTTGCACAGAGACTTGCGCAGAACCAAAAACCA CCACCAGGTCCTATAGCACCTCCATCTGGAGCAAGAGCCTTTCCTGTTTCGGTTGGTCCGATTCAGCGTCCTGTAGCCCAGCCGCCGCATCCCATGTTGCATCATTTCCGTCCCCCAGTGGCTCAGGTCTTCCACACAAGACCCCCACAG cCCTCTACCCGGAAATTTTGTCTGATGTGTCAGAATCCTGTGGATGCTGGAAGCCAGTACAACACCAACTGCTCCCATACCATTCACAAAGAA TGTGTTAGCGTTTGGCTCAAGACCAGCAAGAATAACTCCTGTCCTTTCTGCCCATCCAAATGA
- the rnf214 gene encoding RING finger protein 214 isoform X2 codes for MESEKQTEWSSALNEDILQAPVCAVIPPDPSPWGPSAGPWSPEGSVPAVFNQYAEALNYSTYIPSRETQSQTVQTEDCTDERSTNTNEDWESDMRALEDCSIELREQYEALKKQHAAEQEEHNLHVRSLEKTKDDRNHQYQGFIEKIESLQVKLELNSGKTTRKNFMVKRQELTAEKERMEEEKTRLAQELEDTEKKLKMLIEEQSQEKLSWEQEIADLRVEMETLCRQAEQASQTVLQDEIAALEMQKELMLSQVEDWIADAEKYLNFLRLNPSQNHQHQRQWEQNIAMVHSSLVGIKNKFNENHQLLQRGEQLDSLPSVPLPSLPPVPTLEMIMSPLQNPASHPVFSSGPPTSTTSPPIVPTQLHSSITPPQRATPPLSAPSPQNTPYLPITVGPQSAHIPNIYVPLTAHASAPQIPMQTICLPQTSSHAPVTPASQTHAGVPGVSHAPSAALAGSFVVLPNNHGASFQPQTAVRLPQTFMPSTATRNSSPQPLPSNPAPAGKLDKLLERLGSHFPQCTRDQLTRVLQQIKSERGTMAGMSIDDLTQQVAQRLAQNQKPPPGPIAPPSGARAFPVSVGPIQRPVAQPPHPMLHHFRPPVAQVFHTRPPQPSTRKFCLMCQNPVDAGSQYNTNCSHTIHKECVSVWLKTSKNNSCPFCPSK; via the exons ATGGAAAGTGAAAAACAGACGGAGTGGAGCTCGGCTTTAAATGAAGACATACTTCA GGCGCCCGTTTGTGCAGTGATTCCACCGGACCCGTCACCATGGGGCCCTTCAGCTGGGCCCTGGTCCCCTGAGGGCAGCGTCCCAGCAGTATTTAATCAGTATGCTGAAGCACTAAACTATAGCACTTATATCCCCAGCAGAGAAACACAGAGCCAAACCGTACAG ACAGAGGACTGCACCGATGAAAGATCTACAAACACAAATGAGGACTGGGAATCAGACATG CGTGCTTTAGAAGACTGCAGTATCGAGCTGAGGGAGCAGTATGAGGCTCTTAAGAAACAGCATGCAGCGGAGCAGGAGGAGCACAACCTCCATGTCCGCAGTCTGGAAAAGACCAAAGATGACAGAAATCATCAGTACCAG gGTTTTATTGAAAAAATTGAGTCTTTGCAAGTTAAATTGGAGCTGAATAGTGGCAAGACAACACGAAAAAACTTCATGGTAAAACGGCAAGAGCTTACTGCAGAGAAAGAGCGAATGGAAGAGGAGAAAACAAG ATTGGCTCAGGAGCTGGAGGACACAGAAAAGAAACTCAAGATGCTGATTGAGGAACAGAGTcaagagaa GCTGTCCTGGGAGCAGGAAATAGCTGACCTGAGGGTGGAAATGGAGACACTCTGCAGACAGGCAGAGCAAGCCAGTCAGACCGTTCTTCAAGATGAG ATAGCGGCTTTAGAGATGCAGAAAGAGCTTATGCTTTCTCAAGTGGAGGACTGGATTGCAGATGCTGAAAAATATCTGAACTTTCTcag ATTGAATCCTTCCCAGAACCACCAGCACCAGCGGCAGTGGGAGCAGAATATAGCGATGGTCCACAGCAGTCTGGTGGGAATTAAG AATAAGTTTAATGAAAACCATCAGCTCCTGCAAAGAGGTGAACAGTTGGACAGTTTGCCTTCAGTCCCGCTCCCGTCACTTCCACCAGTGCCTACA tTGGAGATGATAATGAGTCCACTTCAGAATCCTGCGTCCCATCCTGTTTTCAGTAGTGGTCCGCCGACTTCCACAACTTCTCCTCCCATAGTTCCCACACAGCTCCACTCCTCGATCACACCACCCCAAAGAGCCACACCACCACTTTCTGCCCCATCTCCTCAAAACACACCTTACCTACCCATCACTGTAGGTCCACAGTCCGCACACATCCCAAACATTTATGTTCCCTTGACAGCTCACGCATCTGCCCCTCAAATACCCATGCAGACCATCTGCCTGCCTCAAACCTCATCCCATGCACCCGTCACGCCAGCCTCACAGACACATGCAGGTGTTCCAGGTGTCTCCCATGCACCATCAGCTGCCTTAGCAGGCAGCTTTGTTGTATTACCAAATAATCATGGAGCCAGTTTTCAACCCCAAACTGCAGTGCGCCTTCCCCAAACATTCATGCCATCCACAGCTACACGTAACTCCTCCCCCCAGCCCCTCCCCTCCAATCCTGCGCCAGCAGGAAAACTGGACAAGTTACTGGAGAGACTGGGCTCACATTTTCCACAATGCACAAG AGATCAGTTGACGCGTGTTCTACAGCAAATTAAGAGTGAGCGCGGTACTATGGCTGGCATGTCCATTGATGATCTTACTCAGCAGGTTGCACAGAGACTTGCGCAGAACCAAAAACCA CCACCAGGTCCTATAGCACCTCCATCTGGAGCAAGAGCCTTTCCTGTTTCGGTTGGTCCGATTCAGCGTCCTGTAGCCCAGCCGCCGCATCCCATGTTGCATCATTTCCGTCCCCCAGTGGCTCAGGTCTTCCACACAAGACCCCCACAG cCCTCTACCCGGAAATTTTGTCTGATGTGTCAGAATCCTGTGGATGCTGGAAGCCAGTACAACACCAACTGCTCCCATACCATTCACAAAGAA TGTGTTAGCGTTTGGCTCAAGACCAGCAAGAATAACTCCTGTCCTTTCTGCCCATCCAAATGA
- the apoa1a gene encoding apolipoprotein A-I has protein sequence MKFVALALTILLTVGSQARFLQADAPSQLEHYKAAALVYLTEVKDQAQKALDSLDGTEYQQYKVQLSESLTKLQEYAQSSSQTLTPYAETISSQLLENTKQLRERVMTDVEDLRSKLEPHRAELYEVLQKHFDEYREKLEPVFQEYAALNRENAEKMRTKLQPLLDEMRQKVETNIEETKSKLVPMVEAVRTKLTEQLEELRSMAAPYAEEYKEQLVKAVEDAREKLAPHTEDLQTRMEPYMENVRARLAQVYETISKAIQS, from the exons ATGAAATTCGTGGCTCTTGCACTGACCATCCTGTTGACTGTGG GTTCCCAGGCCCGTTTCCTGCAGGCTGATGCTCCCTCCCAGCTGGAGCACTACAAGGCAGCGGCCTTGGTGTACCTGACCGAGGTCAAGGATCAGGCTCAGAAGGCCCTCGACAGTTTGGACGGAACTGAATATCAGCAATACAA GGTACAACTTTCCGAGAGCCTGACTAAGCTCCAAGAATATGCCCAGTCTTCTTCCCAGACTCTGACTCCCTACGCTGAGACCATCTCTAGCCAGCTCCTGGAGAACACCAAGCAGCTGCGCGAGCGTGTCATGACTGACGTCGAGGACCTCCGATCCAAGCTGGAGCCTCACCGCGCCGAGCTGTACGAGGTCCTGCAGAAGCACTTTGACGAGTACCGTGAAAAGCTGGAGCCCGTCTTCCAGGAGTACGCCGCCCTGAACCGCGAAAATGCGGAGAAGATGCGTACCAAGCTGCAGCCCCTGTTGGATGAGATGAGGCAGAAAGTCGAGACCAACATTGAGGAGACCAAGTCTAAGCTTGTGCCGATGGTCGAGGCTGTACGCACTAAGCTGACTGAGCAACTGGAGGAGCTGAGATCCATGGCTGCCCCCTATGCTGAGgaatataaggaacagctggtgAAGGCTGTTGAGGATGCCAGAGAGAAGCTCGCCCCACACACCGAGGACCTCCAGACACGCATGGAGCCCTACATGGAGAATGTGAGGGCCCGGCTTGCACAGGTGTATGAAACCATCTCCAAGGCCATCCAGTCATAA